In Bacillota bacterium, the following proteins share a genomic window:
- a CDS encoding metal-dependent transcriptional regulator, translated as MLSQSKEDYLAAIYRMQQEGEKGATGAVAARLGVSAASATAMFQKLAAEGLVEYREYAGVTLTEKGEQVALDVIRRHRLAERFLTDVLEIPWDRVDEMAHRMEHALPKEVIEGFHRLLGGPTTCPHGYPIPTPDGKVAEVAVRPISEMRPGEEAAVVRVKEDDPQLLRYLQSCGLVPGARVKVVAMRPFDEPINLSVDGNEQVVGHRIAEAVFVTA; from the coding sequence GTGCTTTCACAGTCGAAAGAGGATTATCTGGCAGCCATTTACCGGATGCAGCAGGAGGGCGAGAAGGGTGCGACGGGGGCCGTGGCGGCTCGTCTCGGGGTCTCGGCGGCATCGGCCACGGCCATGTTCCAGAAGCTGGCTGCCGAGGGGCTGGTTGAGTACCGGGAGTACGCCGGCGTGACGCTGACCGAAAAGGGAGAGCAGGTCGCGCTGGACGTGATTCGCCGGCACCGGCTGGCCGAACGCTTCCTCACGGACGTGCTGGAGATCCCGTGGGACCGGGTCGACGAGATGGCCCATCGTATGGAGCACGCCCTGCCTAAAGAGGTCATCGAGGGGTTTCACCGGCTGCTCGGAGGGCCCACCACCTGCCCCCACGGCTACCCGATTCCGACCCCGGACGGCAAGGTTGCCGAGGTCGCGGTGAGGCCGATCTCGGAGATGCGCCCCGGCGAGGAGGCGGCGGTCGTCCGGGTCAAGGAGGACGACCCGCAGCTCCTGCGTTATCTGCAAAGCTGCGGGTTGGTGCCGGGCGCCAGGGTGAAGGTGGTGGCGATGCGGCCGTTCGACGAGCCCATCAACCTGAGCGTGGACGGCAACGAGCAGGTCGTTGGCCACCGCATCGCCGAGGCGGTGTTCGTGACGGCCTGA